A portion of the Ferrimonas lipolytica genome contains these proteins:
- the htpX gene encoding protease HtpX: protein MKRIALFLLTNLAVMLVLGVVLSVVTSALGITHNSVGYLVVLAGVFGFGGSILSLQMSKWMAKKSMGLQVIEQARDEQEQWLMDTVAAQAQQAGIKMPEVAIYSGPEMNAFATGPSRNNSLVAVSTGLLYGMNRDEVEAVLAHEVSHVANGDMVTMALMQGVVNTFVIFAARFIAGTVSNVIGGSDEEEGGEASYMTYFVVSMVLEILFGMLASVIVMYYSRQREYRADAGGAALAGREKMISALERLRHNHESSMPASMAAFGISGKSAMSELLLTHPPLEKRIATLRQAG, encoded by the coding sequence ATGAAACGCATTGCTTTGTTCTTGTTAACCAACTTAGCAGTCATGCTGGTGTTAGGCGTCGTACTTTCAGTCGTGACCTCAGCATTGGGTATTACCCATAACAGCGTTGGCTACTTGGTGGTTTTAGCGGGTGTGTTTGGTTTTGGTGGCTCTATTCTTTCGCTACAGATGTCCAAGTGGATGGCGAAGAAAAGCATGGGCTTGCAAGTGATTGAGCAAGCTCGTGATGAGCAAGAGCAGTGGTTGATGGATACCGTTGCTGCACAAGCTCAACAAGCTGGTATTAAGATGCCAGAAGTGGCCATCTACAGTGGTCCAGAGATGAATGCGTTTGCAACCGGCCCAAGTCGTAACAACTCGTTGGTCGCGGTTTCAACCGGTCTACTTTACGGCATGAACCGTGACGAAGTAGAAGCCGTTTTGGCGCACGAAGTAAGTCATGTTGCCAACGGTGACATGGTAACCATGGCGCTGATGCAGGGGGTAGTGAATACCTTTGTGATCTTTGCTGCACGCTTTATCGCAGGCACGGTATCCAATGTTATCGGTGGTAGCGATGAGGAAGAGGGCGGTGAAGCGTCGTACATGACCTACTTTGTTGTTTCTATGGTGCTAGAGATCCTATTCGGCATGTTGGCTTCGGTTATCGTGATGTACTACTCCCGTCAACGTGAGTATCGTGCTGATGCCGGCGGCGCGGCATTGGCTGGCCGAGAAAAGATGATTTCAGCGCTTGAGCGGTTGCGTCATAACCACGAAAGTAGCATGCCAGCGAGCATGGCGGCGTTTGGCATCAGTGGTAAGAGCGCAATGTCTGAGCTGTTGCTGACTCACCCACCGCTGGAAAAGCGAATTGCTACGTTGCGTCAAGCAGGTTAA
- a CDS encoding cytochrome c3 family protein, which produces MKRFTLPLTVLAALTFNVSAADDDVLADVHAEINGGCESCHTEGGEPTDDFVAENQACQDCHGSADELEGDHHAIHAELMMCSDCHEPHEMPFNQKPSCDTCHDDGRTVE; this is translated from the coding sequence ATGAAGCGCTTTACTCTGCCGTTGACTGTTTTAGCGGCATTAACATTTAATGTATCAGCCGCAGATGACGATGTACTGGCTGATGTCCATGCCGAAATAAACGGTGGCTGTGAATCCTGTCATACCGAAGGTGGGGAGCCGACAGACGACTTTGTGGCCGAGAATCAGGCGTGTCAAGATTGCCACGGTAGTGCCGATGAGCTCGAAGGAGATCATCATGCCATTCATGCGGAATTGATGATGTGTTCTGACTGTCATGAACCCCATGAAATGCCATTTAATCAGAAACCTAGCTGTGACACCTGTCATGATGACGGCCGAACAGTTGAGTAA
- the bioA gene encoding adenosylmethionine--8-amino-7-oxononanoate transaminase — translation MTIDLQFDRDHLWHPYTSTSNPLPCYPVVRAEGVEIELEGGQRLIDGMSSWWSTIHGYQHPELSHAAKQQIDAMSHVMFGGLTHEPAVELGKKLLAMTAPKLNKLFLSDSGSVAVEVALKMALQFQQGVGQLQRTQVLTIRGGYHGDTFAAMSVCDPVNGMHSLFADSLSKAHFLPRPTTAVGQPLTAADEQALATGFADHGETLAAVIVEPLVQGAGGMHFYGSAYLERLATLCQQHGVLLIFDEIATGFGRTGKLFAYEHTSVVPDILCLGKALTGGTMTLAATLATDEVAAGVCASAAGVFMHGPTFMANPLACAVANASMAILQRGDWQQQVDAIEQQLTAQLAPCQQLAQVTDVRVFGAIGVVETKRAVDVAAIQQEFTRLGVWIRPFGKLVYIMPPYIISPQQLSQLTQALTRVLALPSVYQASS, via the coding sequence ATGACTATTGATCTGCAATTTGATCGCGACCATCTTTGGCACCCATACACTTCAACCAGCAACCCTCTCCCCTGCTACCCGGTAGTGCGCGCCGAGGGCGTCGAGATTGAACTCGAAGGTGGCCAGCGTTTAATTGATGGCATGAGCAGTTGGTGGAGCACCATCCACGGCTATCAACACCCTGAATTATCACATGCTGCCAAACAGCAGATCGACGCGATGAGCCACGTTATGTTTGGTGGTTTAACTCATGAGCCGGCAGTAGAGCTAGGTAAAAAACTGCTCGCCATGACCGCACCGAAGCTCAACAAGCTGTTTTTATCTGACTCTGGTTCGGTCGCGGTAGAGGTTGCACTCAAGATGGCACTGCAATTTCAGCAAGGTGTGGGCCAGCTCCAGCGCACCCAGGTGTTGACCATCCGTGGTGGCTATCACGGGGATACCTTTGCGGCGATGAGTGTTTGCGATCCAGTCAATGGAATGCACAGCTTATTTGCCGATTCACTTTCCAAAGCCCATTTCTTACCCCGTCCAACTACAGCAGTAGGTCAGCCACTAACCGCAGCTGATGAACAAGCATTAGCAACTGGTTTTGCTGACCACGGCGAAACGTTGGCAGCAGTAATTGTTGAGCCGTTAGTGCAAGGCGCCGGCGGCATGCACTTTTATGGTAGCGCCTACTTAGAACGGTTGGCGACACTGTGTCAACAACATGGGGTCTTGCTAATTTTTGATGAGATTGCAACCGGATTTGGCCGCACCGGCAAGCTATTTGCCTACGAACATACTTCAGTGGTACCCGATATTCTCTGTCTCGGCAAGGCCTTGACTGGCGGCACCATGACATTAGCCGCAACGTTAGCCACTGACGAAGTTGCCGCAGGTGTGTGTGCCAGCGCAGCGGGTGTGTTTATGCATGGCCCTACCTTTATGGCTAACCCATTGGCTTGTGCAGTAGCCAACGCCAGCATGGCAATTTTGCAACGGGGTGACTGGCAACAACAAGTCGATGCCATCGAGCAACAGTTAACGGCGCAACTTGCCCCATGCCAACAATTGGCACAGGTGACAGACGTGCGAGTGTTTGGGGCGATCGGCGTTGTTGAAACCAAACGCGCAGTTGATGTGGCTGCAATCCAGCAGGAGTTTACCAGATTAGGGGTGTGGATAAGGCCATTCGGTAAACTGGTTTATATCATGCCGCCGTATATCATCTCGCCACAACAGCTCAGTCAACTAACTCAAGCTCTTACTCGCGTTTTGGCCTTACCCTCGGTTTATCAAGCCAGTAGCTGA
- the pepE gene encoding dipeptidase PepE — MSGKILLLSSSRADGTGYLAHAIEMLRELVQPDSRWLFIPYAGVSISYDQYHQMVMDALPQLQCQIDSAHQLEDPAAVLDKYDGVLVGGGNTFHLLHELYRFNLIEAIQSQCTQGMHYIGWSAGSNVAGLSIRTTNDMPIIEPPQFTALELVPFQLNPHYIDYHPPGHHGETRQQRLEEFTKVAPLTPVIAIQEGSALLINNNRMTLQGHKPGFLFQGATQKQQIEVNADLSQWL; from the coding sequence ATGTCAGGGAAGATTTTATTATTGAGCAGCTCTCGAGCCGATGGAACCGGCTATTTAGCTCATGCAATTGAGATGCTTAGAGAACTCGTCCAGCCAGATAGCCGCTGGCTGTTTATTCCCTATGCTGGGGTAAGCATCAGCTACGATCAATATCATCAAATGGTGATGGATGCGCTGCCACAGTTGCAATGCCAGATCGATTCAGCCCACCAGTTGGAAGACCCTGCTGCCGTTTTAGATAAATATGACGGCGTCTTGGTCGGTGGTGGTAATACTTTTCATCTGTTGCATGAGTTATACCGTTTCAACTTGATCGAGGCGATTCAATCTCAATGCACCCAAGGGATGCACTACATTGGCTGGAGCGCCGGCTCTAATGTGGCTGGATTATCAATTCGCACCACCAATGATATGCCGATTATTGAGCCGCCACAGTTCACCGCACTGGAGTTAGTACCATTTCAACTCAACCCACACTACATCGATTACCACCCGCCAGGCCACCACGGCGAGACCCGGCAGCAGCGATTGGAAGAGTTTACCAAGGTTGCGCCATTAACGCCGGTAATCGCAATTCAAGAGGGGAGTGCCTTGCTAATCAACAACAATCGTATGACCTTACAAGGCCATAAACCCGGCTTCCTATTCCAAGGAGCCACTCAAAAACAACAGATTGAGGTCAACGCCGATCTTAGCCAGTGGCTCTAA
- the queD gene encoding 6-carboxytetrahydropterin synthase QueD, with translation MATEIFKEFYFEAAHKLPHVPEGHQCGRLHGHSFKVRLTVAGDVDPHTGWIIDFADLKAAFMPTYKRLDHYYLNDIEGLENPTSEVLAKWIYNQVKPNLAQLSEVEVMETCTAGCRYRGE, from the coding sequence ATGGCAACAGAGATTTTTAAAGAGTTCTATTTTGAAGCAGCCCATAAATTACCGCACGTTCCTGAAGGTCACCAATGTGGTCGTTTGCATGGGCACTCGTTCAAAGTTCGACTAACTGTTGCTGGTGATGTTGATCCACATACCGGTTGGATCATCGACTTTGCCGATCTTAAAGCCGCGTTTATGCCAACCTACAAACGGCTAGATCATTACTATTTAAATGACATCGAAGGGTTAGAGAACCCAACCAGCGAAGTATTGGCTAAGTGGATTTACAATCAGGTTAAGCCAAACCTAGCGCAACTGAGCGAAGTTGAAGTGATGGAAACCTGCACCGCGGGCTGCCGCTACCGCGGTGAGTAA
- a CDS encoding bifunctional methionine sulfoxide reductase B/A protein: MSKAPLTPQEHQVIEHKATEHPFSGRFLFLSNAGTFCCRRCDTALFKSESKFDAGCGWPSFDDEITGAVTRKMDADGRRTEILCSHCLGHLGHVFVGEKLTLKDTRHCVNAQALQFVPQQVAIEQQTAIFGGGCFWCLEALFQRVRGVVQVTSGYCGGHADTANYRAVCSGTSGHVEVIKIDFNPSEICFGQLLELFFDCHDPTSVDQQGADKGSQYRSAIFTMDDEQQQQAKQHMATMQQYSNAKLVTQIEPASVFYSAEEQHQNYFNDNAQQPYCAFNIAPKLAKLTEKYADRIKPQ, translated from the coding sequence ATGAGTAAAGCGCCGCTAACACCTCAAGAACATCAAGTTATTGAACATAAAGCAACAGAACACCCATTTAGTGGGCGCTTTCTCTTTTTAAGCAACGCTGGCACCTTTTGTTGTCGTCGTTGCGATACGGCGCTGTTTAAATCGGAAAGTAAGTTTGATGCAGGTTGCGGTTGGCCTTCATTCGATGATGAAATCACAGGTGCGGTTACCCGCAAAATGGACGCTGATGGGCGCCGTACTGAGATTCTCTGTAGCCATTGCCTTGGACATTTAGGTCATGTGTTTGTAGGGGAGAAGCTGACCCTAAAAGACACTCGTCATTGTGTTAACGCTCAGGCGCTGCAGTTTGTGCCGCAGCAAGTAGCGATTGAACAACAAACAGCAATATTTGGTGGTGGCTGCTTTTGGTGCTTGGAAGCACTATTTCAACGGGTTCGAGGGGTTGTTCAAGTAACCAGCGGTTATTGTGGTGGACACGCCGACACTGCGAACTATCGTGCGGTATGCAGTGGTACCTCTGGCCATGTCGAAGTGATTAAAATTGATTTTAATCCATCAGAGATCTGTTTTGGCCAACTGTTAGAACTGTTCTTTGATTGCCACGATCCAACCAGTGTTGATCAACAAGGGGCAGATAAGGGTAGCCAGTACCGCAGCGCAATCTTCACCATGGACGACGAGCAACAGCAGCAAGCCAAACAACATATGGCGACGATGCAACAATACAGTAATGCGAAGTTGGTGACTCAGATTGAACCCGCCTCGGTGTTCTATAGTGCCGAAGAACAGCACCAGAACTATTTCAACGATAATGCTCAGCAACCATATTGTGCGTTTAATATTGCCCCTAAGTTAGCGAAGTTAACGGAAAAGTACGCGGATCGGATTAAGCCTCAATAG
- a CDS encoding low molecular weight protein-tyrosine-phosphatase — MDINSVNYSEIKSILFVCLGNICRSPTAEAVFRGKANKLGLSLQFDSVGTSAYHQGEAPDPRSCDAAQQRGFDFSGIRSRQIASHDLARFDLILAADKENLAELQKLASPNQQHKLGLMLQWGDLPYSEVPDPYYGGANGFALVLDLIEESAHNLLSKIAAAKC, encoded by the coding sequence ATGGATATAAACAGCGTAAATTACAGCGAAATCAAAAGCATTTTGTTTGTTTGTCTTGGCAACATTTGCCGCTCACCAACCGCTGAAGCGGTATTTCGTGGCAAGGCCAATAAACTGGGCTTGTCGCTGCAGTTTGATTCGGTTGGCACTAGCGCTTATCACCAAGGTGAGGCGCCAGACCCTCGCTCATGTGATGCGGCCCAACAGCGTGGTTTCGATTTTAGTGGAATTCGTTCACGTCAGATCGCTAGCCATGATCTAGCCCGATTTGATCTGATCTTAGCGGCGGACAAGGAAAACCTAGCAGAATTGCAGAAGCTGGCGAGTCCGAACCAACAACACAAACTTGGTTTGATGTTGCAGTGGGGAGATTTACCCTATTCTGAGGTGCCAGATCCTTATTACGGCGGTGCGAATGGTTTTGCCTTGGTACTAGACCTAATTGAAGAGTCGGCCCACAATCTATTGAGCAAGATTGCCGCCGCCAAATGCTAG
- the bioD gene encoding dethiobiotin synthase, producing MYFVTGTDTDAGKTCITAGLLRAAGSKSLGLKPIAAGCELTAAGLRNSDALQLMQASGIKLSYEQVNPIAFEEAIAPHIAAKRSQHPLTVEQLTPLLPQAAMKEASLCLVEGAGGWRLPLNYQQTLPQWVQQQAWPVILVVGVKLGCLNHALLTAAAIQQDGLELIGWVANQVDPSMSAYQDNLDTLKSMMPVPMLASVPFLAEPETAADHLQQAAVRLLKV from the coding sequence ATCTACTTTGTTACCGGAACTGACACCGACGCCGGCAAAACCTGCATCACCGCAGGATTGCTGCGCGCTGCAGGTTCAAAGTCATTAGGATTGAAACCGATCGCCGCCGGCTGTGAGTTAACTGCAGCGGGTTTACGCAATAGCGATGCGCTGCAGTTGATGCAAGCCAGTGGTATCAAGCTTAGCTATGAGCAAGTTAATCCTATTGCTTTTGAGGAAGCGATTGCGCCGCATATCGCCGCTAAACGTAGCCAACACCCCCTGACGGTTGAGCAATTGACGCCATTACTGCCGCAAGCAGCCATGAAGGAGGCGTCGTTATGTTTAGTGGAAGGTGCCGGCGGTTGGCGTTTGCCGCTCAATTACCAGCAAACACTACCACAGTGGGTGCAACAACAGGCTTGGCCGGTGATCTTGGTGGTTGGCGTTAAGCTTGGGTGTTTGAATCATGCGCTACTGACGGCTGCCGCGATTCAGCAGGATGGCTTGGAGTTGATAGGCTGGGTTGCGAATCAGGTTGATCCATCGATGTCAGCGTATCAAGACAACCTTGATACGCTGAAATCTATGATGCCGGTGCCAATGTTAGCCTCGGTTCCGTTTTTAGCCGAGCCGGAGACAGCAGCAGATCACTTACAGCAAGCAGCGGTTCGATTACTTAAGGTTTAG
- a CDS encoding methyltransferase domain-containing protein, giving the protein MTAANCFALAAANYDQHAAVQRWAGDLLLQRCQPQMRWLDIGCGTGYLSQHLSAEQIIGIDIAKAMLQQCQPARAQLLQADMHSLPIATAAVDAIAANLSLQWSSDLQLALTEAARVTAVGGQLLVSVPADYTFTELQPLIDSQKLACNRFLSAAQLQQVAEQAGWRDVTVTSHTTTLYFGSPKALLQHFKLTGAQHAKRQPGLRGRGWWQQICQQLQTNNTERGLPLTWQIHLLEGKR; this is encoded by the coding sequence ATGACAGCGGCAAACTGCTTTGCGCTGGCGGCCGCCAATTACGATCAGCACGCGGCGGTGCAGCGCTGGGCTGGGGATCTATTACTACAACGTTGTCAGCCGCAAATGCGCTGGTTGGATATTGGTTGCGGTACTGGCTATCTGAGTCAGCACCTGTCGGCAGAGCAGATAATTGGTATCGATATTGCCAAAGCGATGTTGCAGCAGTGCCAACCAGCTAGGGCACAGTTGCTGCAGGCAGACATGCACAGCCTCCCTATAGCCACGGCGGCAGTTGATGCCATTGCTGCAAATCTATCGTTGCAATGGAGCAGTGATCTGCAGCTGGCGTTAACCGAGGCGGCACGGGTAACAGCGGTTGGTGGCCAGCTGTTAGTCAGTGTTCCGGCGGATTATACCTTCACCGAGCTGCAACCGTTGATTGATAGCCAGAAACTTGCATGTAATCGATTTTTGTCGGCGGCGCAGTTGCAGCAAGTTGCAGAGCAAGCAGGGTGGCGCGATGTGACGGTAACATCGCACACCACCACGCTCTATTTTGGGTCACCAAAGGCACTGCTACAGCACTTTAAATTAACCGGTGCTCAGCATGCTAAGCGTCAGCCAGGGCTGCGTGGCCGAGGATGGTGGCAGCAAATTTGCCAACAATTACAAACTAATAATACTGAGCGGGGCTTACCGCTAACGTGGCAAATACACCTGTTGGAAGGCAAACGATGA
- a CDS encoding aminotransferase class I/II-fold pyridoxal phosphate-dependent enzyme, which produces MPHPNHWHQRATAIVEQRGSQQLLRQRQCVEAVDGRTVTIDGEQYLQFGSNDYLGLAFANEAIAAKGAGAAPLVSGYHRAHQQLEQQLCRATGYEAALLFSSGFAANSAPLALMQAGDRVLADKLAHASIIDAAQASAASLRRFPHNNLEILARWLADSDAPTIVATESVFSMDGDQAPVAKLVALAKQHGALSWIDDAHGFGVIGRDGLGVAQLAKPDLITVTFGKAMGASGAALLGSKILIDAITQHCKHYIYSTAMPVDLAQRLTQRLAGLCCSAPRQQLQRLIEQFRTGALAQGWPLGDSMTPIQPLLCNDTAQALSLAQRLQSHGIWVPAIRPPTVPQARLRIVINACHSSTDIDTLLQALGANR; this is translated from the coding sequence ATGCCGCACCCTAACCATTGGCACCAACGAGCGACGGCGATAGTTGAGCAGCGTGGCAGTCAACAGCTGCTGCGGCAGCGTCAATGCGTGGAAGCGGTTGATGGTCGTACGGTGACCATTGACGGTGAGCAGTATCTGCAGTTTGGCTCTAATGATTACCTTGGCTTGGCCTTCGCTAACGAAGCGATTGCAGCGAAAGGCGCCGGTGCAGCTCCGCTGGTAAGTGGTTATCACCGTGCGCATCAGCAATTGGAACAACAATTGTGTCGCGCGACTGGTTACGAGGCGGCGTTGCTATTTAGTTCCGGCTTTGCCGCAAACTCAGCGCCATTGGCGTTAATGCAGGCCGGCGACCGTGTGTTGGCCGATAAATTGGCTCACGCCTCCATTATCGATGCTGCTCAAGCGAGTGCTGCGAGTTTACGTCGCTTTCCCCATAATAATTTAGAGATATTAGCCCGTTGGCTAGCAGACAGTGATGCCCCAACTATAGTGGCAACCGAGTCGGTGTTTTCAATGGACGGCGATCAAGCGCCAGTTGCTAAGTTGGTGGCATTAGCTAAGCAACACGGAGCGTTAAGCTGGATTGATGATGCTCATGGTTTCGGCGTTATTGGTAGGGATGGCTTGGGTGTCGCTCAGCTGGCTAAACCAGATCTGATCACCGTTACCTTTGGTAAGGCGATGGGCGCTAGTGGCGCCGCTCTGCTTGGCAGTAAGATATTGATTGATGCGATTACCCAGCATTGTAAGCATTACATCTATTCAACTGCGATGCCGGTGGATTTGGCGCAGCGGTTAACGCAGCGTCTAGCTGGGTTGTGTTGCTCAGCACCACGGCAACAATTGCAGCGCTTAATTGAGCAATTTCGCACTGGTGCGCTAGCTCAAGGATGGCCGCTCGGTGATTCAATGACGCCAATTCAGCCGCTGCTATGTAACGACACCGCTCAAGCGTTATCTCTGGCGCAGCGGCTACAAAGCCACGGTATCTGGGTGCCAGCGATTCGGCCACCAACAGTACCTCAAGCTCGGTTACGTATCGTTATTAACGCATGCCATAGCAGCACTGACATCGATACTTTGTTGCAAGCGTTAGGAGCGAACCGATGA
- the bioB gene encoding biotin synthase BioB codes for MTMAAIRHDWTLEQIQTLLAQPLNDLLFEAQTVHRQHFEPNQVQISRLLSIKTGACPEDCKYCPQSARYHTGLAAEQLVEVEKVLTEAKAAQAAGASRFCMGAAWRNPRERDMPYLLQMVQEVKAMGMETCMTLGMLTEEQADALAEAGLDYYNHNLDTSPEFYGEIISTRNYNDRLNTLDNVRRAGMKVCSGGILGMGEQASDRASLLQQLANLPTHPESVPINMLVKVEGTPMADQPDLDPIEFVRIIAAARVMMPASHVRLSAGREDMSDELQAMCFFAGANSIFYGCKLLTTANPKENDDMALFARLGITPEAGTAKHIEELKPVLPKPQKDELFYNAAP; via the coding sequence ATGACCATGGCCGCAATTCGCCACGACTGGACCTTAGAGCAAATCCAAACTCTATTAGCGCAACCACTAAACGATTTATTGTTTGAAGCACAAACCGTGCACCGCCAACACTTTGAACCGAATCAGGTGCAGATCTCGCGTTTGTTATCGATCAAAACCGGGGCTTGCCCTGAAGATTGTAAGTACTGCCCGCAAAGCGCCCGCTACCATACCGGTTTAGCAGCAGAGCAGTTAGTGGAAGTGGAAAAGGTTCTTACTGAAGCAAAGGCTGCGCAAGCGGCAGGTGCAAGCCGATTCTGTATGGGCGCTGCATGGCGTAATCCGCGAGAACGAGACATGCCTTACCTGTTACAGATGGTGCAAGAAGTGAAGGCGATGGGGATGGAAACCTGTATGACCCTCGGCATGCTCACCGAGGAGCAAGCCGATGCGCTGGCAGAAGCGGGGTTGGATTACTACAACCACAATCTGGATACCTCACCGGAGTTTTATGGTGAAATCATCTCTACTCGTAATTACAACGATCGTTTGAACACCTTAGATAATGTTCGCCGCGCCGGTATGAAGGTTTGCTCCGGTGGTATCTTAGGTATGGGTGAGCAAGCTTCTGATCGCGCTAGTCTGTTGCAGCAGTTAGCTAACCTGCCAACGCATCCTGAGAGTGTGCCTATCAATATGTTGGTGAAGGTTGAAGGTACCCCGATGGCGGATCAGCCCGACTTAGACCCGATTGAGTTCGTTCGCATTATTGCTGCTGCCCGGGTAATGATGCCTGCGTCTCATGTTCGTCTATCTGCTGGTCGTGAAGATATGAGCGACGAACTGCAAGCGATGTGCTTCTTCGCTGGTGCTAACTCCATCTTTTATGGTTGCAAATTGTTGACCACTGCGAATCCGAAAGAGAATGATGATATGGCGTTGTTCGCTCGCTTGGGGATCACCCCAGAAGCCGGCACTGCGAAGCATATTGAAGAGTTAAAGCCGGTGTTACCAAAACCTCAGAAGGACGAGCTGTTTTACAATGCCGCACCCTAA
- a CDS encoding cytochrome c3 family protein, with protein sequence MFKKLLVMVFGVAMAFSVSADLSEMHAEMEGCEACHAEGEPSDDGAYEVEQCAACHGELADMEGVHPAHDGLMECTDCHMPHEHEAAADVTCDECHDDGRTK encoded by the coding sequence ATGTTTAAGAAATTGCTGGTTATGGTTTTCGGTGTAGCAATGGCGTTCAGTGTTTCTGCTGATCTGTCTGAAATGCATGCTGAAATGGAAGGTTGTGAAGCTTGTCACGCTGAGGGCGAACCTTCTGATGACGGCGCTTACGAAGTAGAGCAGTGTGCAGCTTGTCACGGTGAACTGGCAGATATGGAAGGCGTGCATCCTGCCCACGACGGCCTGATGGAATGTACCGACTGTCACATGCCACACGAGCACGAAGCAGCTGCAGACGTTACTTGTGACGAATGTCATGACGACGGCCGCACCAAGTAA
- the queE gene encoding 7-carboxy-7-deazaguanine synthase QueE, whose product MQYPVNEIFQTIQGEGHFTGVAAIFLRLQGCPVGCSWCDTKHTWEVDPANQVAPQQVINVAQDQPHWAYWSTTALVDLLTGPQYQAKHIVITGGEPCLYDLTPLTQLFAERDVQCQIETSGCYPVLCDARTWVTVSPKLGMKGGLDIAAQALERANEIKHPVAKQSHIEQLDQLLAQTNNTPAVALQPISQQKRATQLCIDTCIERNWRLSVQLHKYLSID is encoded by the coding sequence ATGCAGTATCCAGTTAATGAAATTTTTCAAACCATACAAGGCGAAGGCCACTTTACTGGCGTAGCCGCCATCTTCTTGCGTTTGCAAGGCTGCCCTGTAGGTTGCAGTTGGTGTGATACCAAACATACGTGGGAAGTCGATCCTGCTAATCAGGTGGCGCCGCAACAGGTGATAAATGTTGCTCAAGATCAGCCTCATTGGGCTTACTGGTCAACAACCGCTTTAGTCGATTTGCTTACCGGTCCCCAATACCAAGCTAAGCACATCGTTATTACTGGCGGTGAACCCTGCCTTTATGATTTAACGCCGCTAACCCAACTGTTTGCTGAGCGTGATGTTCAGTGTCAGATTGAAACCAGTGGTTGTTACCCTGTGTTGTGTGACGCGCGCACCTGGGTAACGGTATCACCGAAACTGGGAATGAAGGGAGGGCTGGATATTGCAGCGCAGGCATTGGAGCGAGCCAATGAGATTAAACACCCAGTCGCTAAGCAGAGTCACATTGAGCAACTGGATCAGCTATTAGCTCAGACCAACAACACCCCGGCGGTAGCGCTGCAACCTATTAGCCAACAAAAGCGTGCAACTCAGTTATGTATTGATACCTGCATCGAGCGTAACTGGCGCCTGTCAGTACAGTTGCATAAATACCTGAGTATCGATTGA